A portion of the Acidisarcina polymorpha genome contains these proteins:
- the ggt gene encoding gamma-glutamyltransferase: MAVNRGKIPATMPSEFTAKGLLWTSLLAASPLLKAEAPPANYLSEQPAQTQHAMVVSIHHLAADAGVEILRQGGNAVDAAVATGFALAVVHPAAGNIGGGGFMLIRLHNGKSTFIDYREKAPLAATANMYLDAKGNVIPDASTIGYKAIGVPGSVAGMAYAEKKYGRLDLKRVMQPALRLARDGFVLSTEEAAELHEQDLARFPESRRIFQRDGNYYQPGEFMRQPELARTLERIADNPDSFYHGDLARDVARAVRSGGGILTERDLATYEVKEREPVTGTYKGYTVISAPPPSSGGVALIEALNILEGYNLSRLGDRAPAEMHLIVEAYRRAYMDRADYLGDPDFASLPVDQLIDKKYATAWRTGIEVDQATPSSTLRRPAGFLPPPPKEEKTPDHVNTTHYSVVDAEGNAASVTTTLNNSFGSAATAEGLGFLLNDEMDDFAAKQGVPNLYGLIQGPANAIAPGKRPLSSMTPTIVLKDGKLSMVLGSPGGGRIITTVANIFLSVAEEGLNIQQAVDAPRFHHQYLPDVLDLEPGFSAATTAGLQALGYSLDTTEQSWSDGECIFVNPHTGFLEGGQDHRHTYGKAAGY, encoded by the coding sequence ATGGCAGTAAACCGAGGTAAAATCCCTGCAACGATGCCGTCAGAATTCACCGCCAAAGGACTCTTGTGGACCTCTCTGCTGGCTGCCTCCCCTCTGTTGAAAGCCGAGGCGCCTCCGGCGAACTACCTCAGCGAACAACCCGCCCAGACCCAGCACGCCATGGTCGTCAGCATCCACCACCTCGCCGCTGATGCGGGCGTCGAGATCCTTCGCCAAGGCGGCAACGCCGTCGACGCAGCAGTGGCAACCGGCTTTGCCCTTGCCGTGGTCCATCCGGCAGCAGGCAACATCGGCGGCGGCGGCTTTATGCTGATTCGTCTGCATAACGGCAAGTCGACCTTCATCGACTATCGCGAAAAGGCCCCGCTGGCGGCAACCGCCAATATGTACCTCGACGCCAAAGGCAACGTCATCCCCGACGCCAGCACGATCGGATACAAGGCCATCGGCGTTCCCGGCTCGGTCGCCGGCATGGCGTACGCGGAGAAGAAATATGGCCGGCTCGACCTTAAGAGGGTCATGCAGCCCGCACTCCGCTTGGCGCGCGATGGATTCGTCTTGAGTACTGAAGAAGCTGCGGAGCTTCACGAGCAGGACCTTGCCCGCTTTCCGGAGTCGAGGCGGATCTTTCAACGCGACGGCAATTACTACCAGCCGGGCGAATTCATGCGCCAACCGGAGCTAGCCCGAACCCTGGAACGGATCGCCGATAATCCCGACAGCTTCTATCACGGCGACCTGGCCCGCGATGTCGCTCGCGCGGTGCGCAGCGGCGGAGGCATCCTCACCGAGCGCGACCTTGCCACCTACGAAGTGAAAGAACGCGAGCCAGTTACCGGAACCTATAAGGGATATACTGTCATCAGCGCGCCCCCGCCTTCTTCCGGCGGAGTCGCCTTGATCGAAGCCCTGAATATCCTGGAAGGCTACAATCTCTCCCGGCTCGGCGATCGCGCCCCGGCGGAGATGCACCTGATCGTCGAAGCTTACCGGCGCGCCTACATGGACCGGGCCGATTACCTCGGCGATCCAGATTTTGCCAGCCTGCCGGTCGACCAGTTGATCGACAAGAAATATGCGACGGCTTGGCGAACGGGAATCGAGGTCGATCAGGCGACCCCCTCATCGACTCTGCGTAGACCAGCTGGCTTTCTGCCCCCGCCACCCAAAGAGGAAAAAACGCCCGATCACGTCAACACCACGCATTATTCGGTCGTCGATGCCGAAGGCAACGCCGCCTCGGTAACCACTACGCTGAACAATTCCTTCGGGTCAGCGGCGACCGCCGAGGGACTTGGCTTTCTGTTGAACGACGAGATGGATGACTTCGCCGCCAAACAGGGTGTACCCAATTTGTACGGTCTGATTCAAGGACCAGCCAACGCGATCGCTCCAGGCAAGCGTCCTTTGTCCAGCATGACTCCGACCATTGTCCTGAAAGACGGCAAGCTCAGCATGGTGCTTGGATCTCCCGGAGGAGGGCGCATCATTACTACCGTCGCCAACATCTTCCTTAGCGTTGCCGAGGAAGGCCTCAACATCCAGCAGGCGGTGGATGCCCCGCGATTTCATCACCAATACCTGCCCGACGTCCTCGATCTCGAGCCCGGATTCTCCGCGGCGACAACTGCAGGCCTGCAGGCCCTCGGCTACTCGCTTGATACCACCGAGCAATCCTGGAGCGATGGCGAATGCATCTTCGTCAACCCACACACCGGATTTTTGGAAGGAGGTCAGGACCACCGCCACACCTACGGCAAGGCCGCCGGGTACTGA
- a CDS encoding sugar phosphate isomerase/epimerase family protein, which produces MLKAISTHVFLRQRLHPGLLDSLARSGAEAIEVFAARQHFDYTSKTHVNEIADWFRSNTVTPFSIHAPLYFDHDMGRAGAPAVNVAHPEKTRRIDSMDEIKRAIEVAEQIPLKYIVIHLGERHDTWSPRTLEHALTALEHLRAFASPLGVKLNVENILNEVTQAEHILEILRIGHFSDIGVCLDTGHAHISGGVDQVVGELKQHIRSSHIHDNHGEKDEHLWPGDGTVEWPKAMAELQSSQALEAAVLEIHYALEDAAEAVAAKAKEAFAKLLP; this is translated from the coding sequence ATGCTGAAGGCCATTTCTACCCATGTTTTTCTTCGTCAGCGGCTTCATCCGGGCCTGCTCGATTCTCTTGCCAGAAGCGGTGCGGAAGCGATCGAGGTTTTCGCCGCCCGTCAGCACTTCGATTACACCAGCAAGACCCATGTGAATGAAATTGCGGATTGGTTTCGTTCGAACACGGTGACCCCGTTCTCGATCCACGCTCCGCTTTACTTCGACCATGACATGGGCCGCGCCGGAGCACCGGCGGTCAATGTGGCCCATCCCGAGAAAACCCGGCGCATCGACTCCATGGACGAGATCAAACGCGCCATCGAAGTCGCCGAACAGATCCCGCTGAAGTACATCGTCATCCATCTCGGTGAGCGGCACGATACCTGGAGCCCCCGGACCCTTGAGCACGCACTCACGGCGCTCGAGCACCTACGCGCTTTCGCCAGCCCGCTCGGCGTCAAGTTAAATGTCGAGAACATCCTCAACGAGGTCACCCAGGCGGAACACATCCTCGAGATCCTGAGGATCGGCCATTTTTCCGACATTGGCGTTTGCCTCGATACGGGACACGCCCACATCAGCGGCGGAGTCGATCAAGTCGTCGGCGAACTCAAACAGCACATTCGCTCCTCCCATATTCACGACAACCACGGCGAGAAAGACGAACACCTCTGGCCCGGTGACGGAACCGTCGAATGGCCTAAGGCGATGGCGGAACTACAATCCTCTCAGGCTCTGGAGGCGGCCGTGCTCGAAATCCACTATGCCCTCGAAGACGCCGCCGAGGCCGTCGCCGCCAAGGCCAAAGAAGCCTTCGCTAAGCTCCTTCCCTAG
- the asnS gene encoding asparagine--tRNA ligase has product MPEQTNPESVTTIATSPSVATIAAIGAHEGQTVTLRGWLYALRESGKLLFPIFRDGTGTIQGIVPKAAVSAETFETIRQLTQESSVIVTGKVRADKRAPGGYELDVEAVEVLQRVPEDDPFPITRKEHGVDFLMEHRHLWIRTPRQSAILRIRAEIIKAARDYLDDNGFILTDPPILTPAACEGTSTLFPVDYFGDEAYLTQSGQLYIESTALALGKVYSFGPTFRAEKSKTRRHLTEFWMVEPEMAYAGLDDLMALAEQFLSFIVERVLTRRALDIAVLGRDVAKLEAIRAPFPRLSYDDAVAMLHEAYEKGLAPELIQSKFEYGNDFGSPDETYLSSQFDRPLMVHRYPAAVKAFYMEPDPENSKYALCVDVLAPEGYGEVIGGSQRVASYDLLAKRIEEHHLPLDAFQWYLDLRRYGSVPHSGFGMGIERVVAWICGLEHVRETIPFARTLNRIYP; this is encoded by the coding sequence ATGCCGGAACAAACAAATCCAGAATCCGTAACCACCATTGCGACATCTCCATCGGTTGCCACGATCGCCGCCATCGGCGCCCACGAAGGCCAGACCGTCACCCTTCGCGGATGGCTCTACGCCTTAAGAGAGAGCGGCAAGCTGCTCTTCCCGATCTTTCGCGACGGCACCGGTACCATCCAGGGCATCGTGCCAAAGGCCGCCGTTTCCGCGGAGACCTTCGAGACGATCCGCCAGTTGACTCAGGAGTCGAGCGTCATCGTCACCGGCAAGGTCCGCGCCGACAAGCGCGCCCCCGGCGGCTATGAACTCGATGTCGAAGCAGTCGAAGTCCTCCAGCGCGTTCCCGAAGACGACCCTTTCCCCATCACCCGTAAGGAACACGGCGTCGACTTCCTCATGGAGCATCGTCATCTCTGGATCCGCACGCCTCGGCAGTCGGCCATCCTGCGCATCCGTGCCGAGATCATCAAAGCGGCGCGCGACTATCTCGACGACAACGGCTTCATCCTTACCGATCCGCCAATCCTTACTCCAGCCGCGTGCGAAGGCACCAGCACGCTTTTCCCCGTCGATTATTTCGGAGACGAGGCCTACCTTACCCAGAGTGGCCAGCTCTACATTGAGAGCACCGCCCTGGCGCTGGGCAAGGTCTATTCCTTCGGACCAACCTTTCGCGCCGAGAAGTCGAAGACCCGCCGCCATTTGACTGAGTTCTGGATGGTCGAGCCAGAGATGGCCTACGCCGGTCTCGACGACCTCATGGCGCTCGCCGAACAATTCCTCAGCTTTATCGTCGAACGCGTCCTCACCCGGCGCGCCCTCGACATCGCCGTCCTCGGCCGCGACGTCGCCAAGCTCGAGGCCATCCGCGCCCCGTTCCCCCGGCTCAGCTACGACGACGCCGTGGCCATGCTTCACGAGGCCTACGAAAAAGGGCTGGCGCCCGAGCTCATCCAAAGCAAATTTGAATACGGCAACGACTTCGGCTCTCCCGATGAGACCTACTTATCGTCTCAGTTCGACCGGCCCCTGATGGTCCACCGCTATCCGGCTGCGGTCAAGGCCTTCTATATGGAGCCCGATCCCGAAAACTCGAAATATGCCCTCTGCGTCGACGTCCTCGCCCCCGAAGGCTACGGCGAAGTCATCGGCGGTTCGCAGCGTGTCGCTTCCTACGACCTGCTCGCAAAGCGGATCGAAGAACACCACCTTCCGCTCGACGCCTTCCAGTGGTACCTCGACTTGCGCCGCTACGGTTCCGTTCCTCACTCCGGCTTTGGCATGGGCATTGAGCGTGTCGTGGCCTGGATTTGCGGACTCGAGCATGTGCGCGAGACGATTCCTTTCGCGCGAACGCTCAACCGGATCTATCCATGA